A stretch of the Tolypothrix sp. NIES-4075 genome encodes the following:
- a CDS encoding DNA phosphorothioation-associated protein 4: MAETGRIRVAKDKAELVKALISADGAMGPFQTFADAIAFAAALGAKHNKRVPLGEISKREPSPIRLEYFASMGHDILIKLLAINETKDIKILSLNEEEYERQRNQIFEEYANGGLEILQNELHGSVDYSERILLFLSCERTNKDEQEEEFDLTKFLS, encoded by the coding sequence ATGGCTGAAACTGGCAGAATCAGGGTTGCTAAAGATAAGGCTGAGTTGGTGAAGGCTTTAATATCGGCTGATGGTGCAATGGGTCCTTTTCAGACTTTTGCGGATGCGATCGCTTTTGCTGCTGCTTTGGGTGCAAAGCATAATAAGCGTGTTCCTTTAGGGGAGATATCTAAAAGGGAACCATCACCGATTAGGTTAGAGTATTTTGCTTCTATGGGACATGATATTTTAATAAAGTTATTGGCTATTAATGAAACTAAAGATATCAAAATTTTATCTCTGAATGAGGAGGAATATGAAAGGCAACGCAATCAGATATTTGAAGAGTATGCAAATGGGGGATTAGAAATACTGCAAAATGAATTACACGGCTCTGTTGATTATTCAGAGCGTATTTTATTATTTCTCAGTTGCGAGAGGACTAACAAAGATGAACAAGAGGAGGAATTTGATTTAACTAAATTCCTGTCTTGA